In Bacillus sp. Marseille-Q1617, a genomic segment contains:
- the pfkA gene encoding 6-phosphofructokinase translates to MKKIGVLTSGGDSPGMNAAVRAVVRKAIFHGVEVYGIYQGYNGLINGNIKKLELGSVGDIIHRGGTMLYTARCEEFKTKEGQKKGIEQLEKHGIEGLVVIGGDGSYQGAKALTEWGYPCVGVPGTIDNDIPGTEFTIGFDTALNTVIDAIDKIRDTATSHERTFIIEVMGRNAGDIALWAGLAGGAETVIIPEEKFDMDDIVSRLNKGQERGKKHSVIIVAEGVMSGNEFANRFTEATGMDTRVSVLGHIQRGGTPTASDRVLASRLGARAVELLMAGKGGRAVGIEKNEMVDYDIIEALAKPHKIDLDMYRLSKELSI, encoded by the coding sequence GTGAAAAAGATAGGAGTACTAACAAGTGGCGGAGACTCTCCAGGCATGAATGCCGCTGTACGTGCGGTCGTTCGTAAAGCTATTTTTCATGGAGTTGAAGTGTACGGTATTTACCAGGGATATAACGGCTTGATTAATGGTAACATCAAGAAGCTGGAGCTTGGTTCTGTAGGGGATATCATCCACCGCGGCGGAACGATGCTGTATACTGCCCGATGCGAAGAGTTCAAAACAAAAGAAGGTCAGAAAAAAGGGATCGAGCAGCTTGAAAAACACGGTATCGAAGGTCTTGTTGTAATCGGCGGAGACGGATCTTATCAAGGTGCCAAAGCCTTGACTGAATGGGGATATCCTTGTGTGGGAGTACCTGGTACGATTGATAATGATATCCCGGGTACAGAGTTCACGATCGGTTTTGATACAGCACTGAACACAGTGATCGATGCGATTGACAAAATCCGTGATACTGCCACTTCTCATGAGAGAACATTCATCATTGAAGTCATGGGCCGGAATGCAGGGGATATTGCACTATGGGCAGGACTTGCAGGTGGAGCGGAGACTGTCATCATTCCTGAAGAGAAATTTGACATGGACGATATCGTCAGCCGTTTAAACAAAGGTCAGGAACGCGGTAAGAAGCACAGCGTCATCATCGTTGCAGAAGGCGTGATGTCCGGTAACGAATTTGCAAATCGCTTTACAGAAGCGACAGGCATGGATACAAGAGTTTCGGTACTCGGACATATTCAGCGCGGTGGAACTCCGACAGCTTCGGACCGTGTGTTAGCCAGCCGTCTGGGTGCACGTGCCGTTGAACTCCTGATGGCAGGAAAAGGCGGAAGAGCAGTGGGGATCGAAAAGAATGAAATGGTTGATTATGACATCATCGAAGCACTTGCAAAGCCTCACAAAATTGATTTGGATATGTACCGGCTTTCAAAAGAGCTATCTATTTAA
- the pyk gene encoding pyruvate kinase yields the protein MRKAKIVCTIGPASESVEKLSQLIEAGMNVARLNFSHGDHEEHGQRIKNIREAASKAGKNVGILLDTKGPEIRTNNMENDGFELQQGASVIVSMKEVLGTPEKFSVTYEGLIDDVHVGSKILLDDGLVGLEVTDIDKANGEIHTKVANTGMLKNKKGVNVPGVSVNLPGITDKDAKDIIFGIEQEVDFIAASFVRRASDVLEIRQLLEEHNASHIQIIPKIENQEGVDNIDEILEVSDGLMVARGDLGVEIPAEEVPLVQKQLIKKCNSQGKPVITATQMLDSMQRNPRPTRAEASDVANAIFDGTDAIMLSGETAAGTYPVEAVQTMHNIASRAETALDFNEILSSRSKESDHNMTDAIGQSVAHTAINLDVNAIVAPTESGHTARMISKYRPKAPIVAVTGTESVSRRLALVWGVYPTVGRRVSTTDEMLDMAVEESLNSGMTKHGDLIVITAGVPIGESGTTNLMKIHVVGDIVAKGQGIGRKSAYGKAVVASNAKEAVENVQPGSVLVTIGTDKEMMPALEKCSALIVEEGGLTSHAAVVGINLGIPVVVGVENATSMFENGQEITVDATRGVIYNGHASVL from the coding sequence ATGAGAAAAGCTAAAATTGTATGTACCATTGGCCCTGCCAGTGAAAGTGTAGAAAAATTGTCTCAGCTGATCGAAGCGGGAATGAACGTTGCCCGATTGAACTTCTCTCACGGTGATCATGAAGAGCATGGACAGCGAATTAAAAACATTCGCGAAGCAGCTTCAAAAGCTGGTAAAAACGTAGGGATCCTTCTTGATACGAAAGGTCCTGAAATCCGTACAAATAATATGGAAAATGATGGGTTCGAACTGCAGCAGGGAGCGTCTGTCATTGTATCCATGAAAGAAGTATTGGGTACACCCGAGAAATTCTCCGTTACATATGAAGGATTGATCGATGACGTGCACGTCGGTTCTAAGATTCTTTTGGATGACGGTCTGGTTGGACTGGAAGTGACGGATATCGATAAGGCAAACGGTGAGATTCATACCAAGGTTGCAAATACCGGTATGCTGAAAAATAAAAAAGGTGTTAACGTGCCTGGCGTGTCTGTTAACCTGCCTGGAATCACGGATAAGGATGCGAAAGATATCATCTTCGGTATCGAACAGGAAGTGGATTTCATCGCAGCTTCATTCGTACGCCGTGCTTCTGACGTACTGGAAATCCGTCAATTGCTTGAAGAGCATAATGCATCGCACATTCAAATCATCCCTAAGATCGAAAACCAAGAGGGTGTCGATAACATCGATGAAATCCTTGAAGTGTCCGATGGATTGATGGTTGCCCGTGGAGATCTGGGTGTCGAAATCCCGGCAGAAGAAGTACCTCTTGTACAAAAACAACTGATCAAGAAATGCAACTCACAAGGGAAGCCTGTCATCACTGCTACTCAAATGCTTGATTCCATGCAGCGCAACCCAAGACCGACAAGAGCGGAAGCAAGTGACGTGGCCAACGCCATTTTTGACGGAACGGATGCCATCATGCTATCGGGTGAAACAGCTGCAGGGACGTATCCTGTAGAGGCGGTACAAACGATGCATAATATTGCTTCAAGAGCAGAAACGGCACTTGATTTCAATGAAATCCTTTCATCCCGCAGCAAAGAAAGCGATCATAACATGACGGATGCAATCGGACAGTCAGTGGCCCACACTGCAATCAACCTGGATGTCAATGCCATCGTGGCACCGACGGAAAGCGGTCATACAGCACGCATGATTTCTAAATATCGTCCAAAAGCTCCGATCGTAGCCGTGACTGGGACCGAATCTGTATCCAGAAGATTGGCACTTGTATGGGGAGTGTACCCGACAGTCGGACGCAGAGTATCGACTACAGATGAAATGCTTGATATGGCTGTGGAAGAAAGCTTGAATTCCGGAATGACAAAACACGGTGACCTGATTGTGATCACAGCAGGTGTACCAATCGGTGAATCAGGCACGACCAACCTGATGAAGATTCATGTTGTGGGTGACATCGTCGCTAAAGGACAAGGGATCGGACGTAAATCTGCTTACGGAAAAGCTGTCGTAGCTTCAAACGCAAAAGAAGCAGTGGAAAACGTTCAACCGGGTTCAGTACTTGTGACGATCGGTACAGATAAAGAAATGATGCCTGCCCTTGAGAAATGCTCAGCATTGATTGTCGAGGAAGGTGGATTGACAAGCCACGCAGCTGTAGTGGGGATCAACCTTGGTATTCCTGTGGTTGTGGGAGTGGAAAATGCCACTTCCATGTTTGAAAATGGACAGGAAA